The following are encoded in a window of Primulina eburnea isolate SZY01 chromosome 4, ASM2296580v1, whole genome shotgun sequence genomic DNA:
- the LOC140830969 gene encoding aquaporin TIP1-2, with amino-acid sequence MPITRISIGTPAEASKPDAIKAAVAEFISMLIFVFAGEGSGMAFAKLTNGGGSTPAGLIAAAIAHAFALFVAVSVGANISGGHVNPAVTFGAFVGGHITLFRSILYWIAQLLGAVVACLLLKLSTGGLETSAFALSSGVSVWNALLFEIVMTFGLVYTVYATAVDPKKGEIGIIAPIAIGFIVGANILAGGAFDGASMNPAVSFGPAVVSWTWENHWVYWLGPFVGAGVAALVYEILFIDQGGHERLPNVDY; translated from the exons ATGCCGATTACAAGAATATCGATCGGAACACCGGCGGAGGCCAGCAAACCGGATGCCATCAAGGCCGCCGTGGCTGAGTTTATTTCGATGCTCATTTTCGTTTTCGCCGGTGAAGGCTCCGGCATGGCATTTG CAAAGCTAACTAATGGCGGAGGAAGTACGCCTGCTGGCCTGATCGCGGCGGCCATAGCCCACGCATTCGCGCTCTTTGTGGCGGTTTCCGTGGGTGCCAACATCTCCGGCGGTCATGTAAATCCAGCTGTCACCTTTGGTGCCTTTGTGGGCGGTCATATTACACTTTTCAGGAGCATTTTATATTGGATCGCACAGTTGCTTGGAGCTGTTGTCGCATGCTTGCTTCTAAAGCTCTCTACTGGTGGACTG GAAACATCGGCGTTCGCCCTATCATCGGGAGTGTCGGTGTGGAATGCTCTCTTATTCGAAATCGTGATGACTTTCGGCCTAGTCTACACAGTTTATGCCACTGCAGTGGATCCGAAGAAAGGTGAGATAGGGATCATAGCCCCTATTGCCATTGGCTTCATAGTTGGTGCTAACATCCTAGCCGGCGGTGCCTTTGATGGGGCATCAATGAACCCGGCCGTGTCGTTTGGCCCGGCAGTGGTTAGCTGGACATGGGAGAACCACTGGGTCTACTGGCTCGGCCCATTCGTCGGTGCTGGTGTTGCCGCCCTCGTATATGAGATCCTTTTCATTGATCAGGGTGGTCATGAACGACTTCCAAATGTGGATTATTGA